The following coding sequences are from one Eucalyptus grandis isolate ANBG69807.140 chromosome 11, ASM1654582v1, whole genome shotgun sequence window:
- the LOC104444117 gene encoding polyadenylate-binding protein-interacting protein 11, translated as MAVVENGGGGGVDLGRNLEKPSQDPPLPGDQDHPKQTHLRSRMDPTLNGGNGPILRPHHHDQPLYLGHGRPLVPNGGDLPRGGEAGENFKRDIRELQELFSKLNPMAEEFVPPSLTGNGFNGRFIGSNFNGNGNGGLATNGGGRNGQMNGIAGRRKKNFNQGKRRINSRTSMAQREEIIRRTVYVSDIDQQVTEEQLAALFVGCGQVVDCRICGDPNSVLRFAFIEFTDEEGAMAALNLSGTMLGFYPVRVLPSKTAIAPVNPTFLPRNEDEREMCTRTIYCTNIDKKVTQADVKLFFESVCGEVYRLRLLGDYHHSTRIAFVEFVMAESAIAALNCSGVVLGSLPIRVSPSKTPVRPRAPRLPMH; from the exons ATGGCTGTTGTCGAgaatggcggcggcggcggcgtcgatttgggtcggaacCTGGAGAAACCATCTCAGGACCCGCCCCTGCCCGGCGATCAGGACCATCCCAAGCAGACCCATCTGCGGTCCCGCATGGATCCGACCCTGAACGGTGGCAATGGCCCCATCCTCCGCCCCCACCACCACGATCAGCCGCTCTACCTGGGCCACGGCCGCCCGCTCGTGCCCAACGGGGGCGATCTGCCGCGGGGCGGTGAGGCTGGGGAGAATTTCAAGCGGGACATCAGGGAGCTGCAGGAGCTGTTCTCGAAGCTGAACCCGATGGCCGAGGAGTTTGTGCCGCCCTCGCTCACCGGCAACGGGTTTAACGGGAGGTTTATTGGGAGCAACTTCAACGGCAATGGGAATGGTGGTTTGGCGACGAACGGTGGCGGCCGGAATGGGCAGATGAACGGCATCGCGGGCCGTCGG AAGAAGAACTTTAATCAAGGCAAACGGAGGATTAATAGCAGGACAAGTATGGCTCAGCGAGAAGAAATAATTCGGAGGACAGTTTATGTGTCTGACATTGACCAACAG GTCACTGAGGAGCAACTTGCAGCTTTATTTGTCGGCTGTGGGCAG GTTGTGGACTGTCGTATTTGTGGTGACCCCAATTCCGTACTTCGCTTTGCCTTTATTGAGTTCACGGATGAAG AAGGTGCAATGGCTGCCCTCAACTTGTCAGGGACAATGCTTGGATTCTACCCTGTGAGAGTGCTGCCCTCTAAAACAGCTATCGCACCAGTTAACCCGACATTTTTGCCAAGG AATGAGGATGAGCGGGAGATGTGCACAAGGACCATATATTGTACAAACATTGATAAGAAG GTTACTCAAGCAGACGTTAAACTATTTTTTGAGTCCGTCTGTGGAGAG GTTTATCGTTTGAGGCTACTAGGAGACTATCACCATTCTACTCGAATTGCTTTTGTTGAGTTTGTAATG GCTGAAAGTGCTATTGCTGCCCTCAACTGTAGTGGCGTGGTTCTTGGATCACTACCCATAAG GGTGAGCCCATCGAAAACGCCTGTTCGCCCACGTGCCCCTCGCCTGCCGATGCATTGA